Proteins encoded by one window of Manihot esculenta cultivar AM560-2 chromosome 10, M.esculenta_v8, whole genome shotgun sequence:
- the LOC110608164 gene encoding putative disease resistance RPP13-like protein 1 isoform X2 → MEFAVAAAGSILSVCFQGLLDRLNSIDLMKYVGQDQVFAQLKKWEKMLQRIYEVLEDAEEKQTANRSVKIWLCDLRDLAYDLEDIIDELATEVQQRKFKEEPVHPKNKVHEFFCGMCGGGNINLNTIKFNLEMVAKIEETSARLYEIIKQKDELRLAEYTTRRVSHVTERPPATSLVNEAKVYGREEDKKAMLKLLNAETSHAQVSVISIVGMGGLGKTTLAQLVYNDPMLQFDLKAWVSVGEDFDVSRVTKTFLLQLGDGGDDKDLNVLQVKLKQKLSGKKFLVVLDDVWTQNYEQWTLFWGPFEAGAPQSRVIVTTRSQRVSSRIGATQAYSLKTLSHNECMSVFAQHALGANNFDDHLELKEIGDEIVERCGGLPLAAKALGGILRGEPNPDSWKEVSRSKIWELPENESNILPFLRLSYLHLPPHLKRCFSYCAMLPKDREFDRNELVLLWMAEGFLYDQKKMKDSEDLGRKYFDDLLSRSFFQPSIDDKSKYLMHDLIIELACYVSGETCLHMVDKLESTKPYAKIRHSSFIPHYTNTAQRFQSFYGMKNLRTFLSVREYPFRCHMTSKVVHELVPKLKCLRSLSLAGYEIKELPNSIGDLKHLRYLNLSDNPIQGLPESVDKLFNLQTLMLRDCDELIELPKGICNLLNLQHLDIIGTRKLKEMPPHIGNLTSLWVLTKFIVGKSNGRITELKKLCDLRGQLHITSLENVEVADIPDAGIVNLKDKPGITELHLEWAEADERFDDLRNPSREEQVLDSIQPHQSLSSISITSFGGRKFPSWLGEPSFSGMVQVQLWKCRQMTSLPPLGRLKSLKKLSIGDMSGVKEVGVEFYEDDSCFSCLEELEIRSMGEWELWAWSKGLGEDSVPKFPKLHDLQLYECPKLVGELPNFLPSLENLVIDDCPLLVELPKVLPSLTRLHFEKCQEAILRSVTNATSLTSLKYLKIRLCDELVSLVDGEPGLLPCNLEVLDIDECPNLKELPSGLKDLKSLKDLTINGCTSLVSFPTGGLPHNMIRLRITSCKSLESMPEGIVCPSNYSGETSHLEELYISGCESLRCSSNGKFPYSLKTLRIHNWTPQFLNSLYCGLSHLTELHIENCPQLESFPGKELPLPSLISLTIAHCEGLRSLSNHMQDFQSLECLVIVGCRQLELFPEMGLPNPKLVSFQIMRCRNLRSLPNQMQNLTSLQSIVISVCKGMESLGEGSLPPKLTSLEIWQRLNTKQPMLEWGLHRLASLRSLVLNVESTGDFISFPDDDGFLLPTSLTHLCIIGFKNLKSISRGIQKLTSLEILTIWRCPKLQSFPAEGLPATLQCLGIHSCPLLRDRCLKDKGGDYWPIISDIPCVDIEN, encoded by the coding sequence ATGGAATTTGCGGTAGCTGCTGCTGGCTCTATCCTTTCTGTTTGCTTTCAGGGTCTTCTCGACAGGTTGAACTCCATTGACTTGATGAAATACGTAGGCCAAGATCAAGTCTTTGCTCAACTCAAGAAGTGGGAAAAGATGCTCCAGCGAATTTATGAGGTGCTCGAAGATGCAGAGGAGAAGCAGACGGCAAATCGATCGGTGAAGATCTGGTTATGCGATCTCAGAGACTTGGCTTACGACCTGGAGGATATCATTGATGAACTTGCCACGGAGGTTCAGCAACGCAAGTTCAAAGAGGAACCTGTTCATCCGAAGAATAAGGTCCACGAGTTTTTCTGTGGTATGTGTGGTGGGGGGAATATAAATCTAAATACTATTAAGTTCAATCTTGAGATGGTTGCCAAAATAGAGGAAACTAGTGCTAGATTATATGAGATCATAAAGCAGAAAGATGAACTCCGTTTAGCAGAATATACTACGAGGAGGGTAAGCCATGTGACAGAAAGACCACCCGCAACCTCTTTGGTTAATGAAGCAAAGGTTTATGGTAGGGAGGAAGATAAGAAGGCGATGTTGAAATTGTTGAATGCTGAGACAAGTCACGCCCAGGTATCTGTGATCTCCATAGTTGGGATGGGAGGCCTTGGCAAGACAACTCTAGCTCAGCTAGTCTACAATGATCCCATGTTGCAGTTTGATTTAAAAGCCTGGGTGTCTGTTGGTGAAGATTTTGATGTTTCCAGGGTCACAAAAACATTTCTTCTTCAACTGGGCGATGGTGGTGATGATAAAGATTTAAATGTGCTTCAGGTAAAATTGAAGCAAAAGTTGTCTGGGAAGAAGTTTTTAGTTGTCCTAGATGATGTTTGGACCCAGAACTATGAGCAATGGACTCTGTTTTGGGGTCCTTTTGAAGCAGGGGCTCCTCAAAGCAGAGTTATCGTCACGACTCGAAGTCAGCGTGTTTCGTCAAGGATCGGTGCCACTCAAGCATATTCTCTTAAGACGCTCTCACACAATGAATGTATGTCTGTGTTTGCCCAGCATGCTCTGGGAGCAAATAATTTTGACGACCATCTGGAGCTAAAAGAAATAGGTGACGAGATTGTCGAAAGATGTGGAGGATTACCTTTAGCAGCAAAAGCTCTTGGAGGCATCTTAAGGGGTGAACCGAATCCTGATTCATGGAAGGAAGTGTCGAGGAGTAAGATATGGGAATTACCAGAGAACGAGAGCAATATCCTTCCATTCTTAAGATTGAGTTATCTTCATCTTCCACCTCATTTGAAGCGATGTTTCTCTTATTGCGCAATGTTACCAAAGGATCGCGAGTTTGATAGGAATGAATTGGTTTTGCTGTGGATGGCTGAGGGGTTCTTGTATGACCAGAAGAAAATGAAGGATAGTGAAGATTTGGGTCGTAaatattttgatgatttattATCAAGATCCTTTTTTCAACCATCGATTGATGATAAATCCAAATATTTAATGCATGACCTAATTATTGAGTTAGCTTGCTATGTTAGTGGGGAAACATGTTTACATATGGTTGATAAGTTGGAGAGTACAAAACCATATGCAAAGATTCGACATTCATCATTTATTCCTCATTATACAAACACTGCTCAAAGATTTCAAAGCTTCTATGGAATGAAGAACTTGCGGACATTTTTATCCGTGCGGGAGTATCCGTTTAGATGCCACATGACTAGTAAGGTGGTGCATGAGTTGGTACCAAAATTAAAATGCTTAAGGTCACTATCTCTAGCTGGTTATGAGATTAAGGAGTTGCCAAATTCTATTGGTGACTTAAAGCACTTACGCTACCTTAACCTATCTGATAATCCAATCCAAGGATTGCCTGAATCAGTGGATAAACTCTTCAACTTACAGACACTAATGTTGCGTGATTGTGATGAGCTTATTGAGTTACCTAAAGGCATATGCAATTTACTCAACTTGCAGCATCTTGACATTATTGGCACAAGGAAATTGAAAGAGATGCCACCACATATTGGTAATTTGACTAGTCTCTGGGTGTTGACCAAATTTATCGTGGGGAAAAGCAATGGTCGGATCACAGAGCTAAAGAAACTTTGTGATCTTCGAGGGCAGCTTCATATTACAAGTTTAGAGAATGTGGAAGTAGCAGATATTCCAGATGCGGGTATTGTCAATTTGAAGGATAAGCCTGGTATCACTGAGTTGCACTTGGAATGGGCTGAAGCGGATGAACGTTTTGATGATTTGAGAAACCCAAGTCGTGAAGAACAAGTTCTCGACTCAATTCAGCCACATCAAAGTCTGTCAAGCATATCAATTACATCATTTGGTGGTAGGAAATTCCCATCATGGCTGGGTGAGCCTTCATTCTCTGGCATGGTGCAGGTGCAGCTATGGAAGTGTCGCCAAATGACATCATTGCCACCACTTGGACGATTAAAGTCATTAAAAAAGTTGAGCATAGGAGATATGAGTGGAGTGAAAGAAGTGGGTGTTGAGTTTTATGAGGATGATTCATGTTTTTCTTGTTTGGAAGAACTAGAGATTAGAAGTATGGGTGAGTGGGAGCTGTGGGCTTGGTCTAAAGGTCTGGGTGAAGATTCTGTGCCAAAATTTCCTAAGCTGCATGATCTTCAACTATATGAGTGTCCCAAGTTGGTTGGAGAACTGCCCAACTTCCTTCCTTCCCTGGAAAATCTTGTTATCGATGATTGCCCGCTTTTGGTTGAATTACCAAAAGTTCTCCCATCACTTACAagacttcattttgaaaaatgTCAAGAGGCAATTCTCAGGAGTGTGACTAATGCCACCAGTCTTACTAGTCTAAAGTATTTGAAAATCAGGTTATGTGATGAGCTTGTGTCGTTGGTAGATGGAGAGCCAGGGCTTTTGCCTTGCAATCTCGAAGTTTTGGACATAGATGAGTGTCCAAATCTGAAGGAGTTGCCAAGTGGACTGAAAGACCTCAAATCTCTCAAAGATTTGACAATAAACGGATGTACAAGTTTAGTCTCCTTCCCAACAGGGGGTTTGCCGCACAACATGATACGTCTTCGTATTACGAGCTGTAAATCTTTGGAGTCTATGCCGGAAGGAATTGTGTGTCCTAGTAATTACAGTGGCGAGACGTCTCATCTCGAGGAATTGTATATCTCTGGATGTGAATCCCTCAGATGCTCTTCAAATGGAAAGTTTCCATATTCCCTTAAGACTCTTCGAATTCACAACTGGACGCCACAATTTTTAAACTCGCTATACTGTGGGCTTTCTCATCTTACAGAATTACACATAGAGAATTGTCCTCAATTAGAGTCGTTTCCAGGGAAGGAATTGCCTCTCCCTTCTCTTATCTCTTTAACAATAGCTCACTGTGAAGGATTGAGGTCTCTATCCAATCATATGCAAGACTTTCAGAGTCTCGAATGTTTAGTAATAGTGGGCTGTCGTCAATTAGAGTTGTTCCCAGAGATGGGATTGCCCAACCCCAAGCTTGTGTCATTTCAAATTATGAGGTGCAGAAATTTGAGGTCTCTACCCAATCAGATGCAAAACCTCACTTCCCTTCAATCTATAGTTATATCAGTATGTAAAGGTATGGAGTCCTTAGGAGAAGGTTCTTTACCCCCTAAGCTAACGTCCCTTGAAATTTGGCAGCGCTTGAATACGAAACAGCCAATGCTAGAGTGGGGACTCCACAGACTCGCCTCTCTTAGAAGTTTGGTTCTGAACGTGGAGTCAACTGGAGATTTTATTTCCTTTCCGGATGACGACGGCTTTCTGCTTCCCACTTCTCTTACCCACCTATGCATTATTGGATTCAAGAATCTAAAATCCATATCCAGGGGTATCCAAAAGCTCACCTCTCTTGAAATATTAACAATTTGGCGGTGCCCAAAACTGCAGTCCTTCCCAGCTGAGGGCCTTCCTGCTACACTTCAATGCCTAGGAATTCACAGCTGCCCTCTGCTGCGGGACCGTTGCTTAAAAGATAAAGGTGGAGACTACTGGCCCATCATTTCTGATATCCCCTGTGTTGATATAGAAAATTAA
- the LOC110608164 gene encoding putative disease resistance RPP13-like protein 1 isoform X3: MEFAVAAAGSILSVCFQGLLDRLNSIDLMKYVGQDQVFAQLKKWEKMLQRIYEVLEDAEEKQTANRSVKIWLCDLRDLAYDLEDIIDELATEVQQRKFKEEPVHPKNKVHEFFCGMCGGGNINLNTIKFNLEMVAKIEETSARLYEIIKQKDELRLAEYTTRRVSHVTERPPATSLVNEAKVYGREEDKKAMLKLLNAETSHAQVSVISIVGMGGLGKTTLAQLVYNDPMLQFDLKAWVSVGEDFDVSRVTKTFLLQLGDGGDDKDLNVLQVKLKQKLSGKKFLVVLDDVWTQNYEQWTLFWGPFEAGAPQSRVIVTTRSQRVSSRIGATQAYSLKTLSHNECMSVFAQHALGANNFDDHLELKEIGDEIVERCGGLPLAAKALGGILRGEPNPDSWKEVSRSKIWELPENESNILPFLRLSYLHLPPHLKRCFSYCAMLPKDREFDRNELVLLWMAEGFLYDQKKMKDSEDLGRKYFDDLLSRSFFQPSIDDKSKYLMHDLIIELACYVSGETCLHMVDKLESTKPYAKIRHSSFIPHYTNTAQRFQSFYGMKNLRTFLSVREYPFRCHMTSKVVHELVPKLKCLRSLSLAGYEIKELPNSIGDLKHLRYLNLSDNPIQGLPESVDKLFNLQTLMLRDCDELIELPKGICNLLNLQHLDIIGTRKLKEMPPHIGNLTSLWVLTKFIVGKSNGRITELKKLCDLRGQLHITSLENVEVADIPDAGIVNLKDKPGITELHLEWAEADERFDDLRNPSREEQVLDSIQPHQSLSSISITSFGGRKFPSWLGEPSFSGMVQVQLWKCRQMTSLPPLGRLKSLKKLSIGDMSGVKEVGVEFYEDDSCFSCLEELEIRSMGEWELWAWSKGLGEDSVPKFPKLHDLQLYECPKLVGELPNFLPSLENLVIDDCPLLVELPKVLPSLTRLHFEKCQEAILRSVTNATSLTSLKYLKIRLCDELVSLVDGEPGLLPCNLEVLDIDECPNLKELPSGLKDLKSLKDLTINGCTSLVSFPTGGLPHNMIRLRITSCKSLESMPEGIVCPSNYSGETSHLEKLYISECESLRCSSNGKFPYFHIPLRLFEFTTGRHNF, translated from the coding sequence ATGGAATTTGCGGTAGCTGCTGCTGGCTCTATCCTTTCTGTTTGCTTTCAGGGTCTTCTCGACAGGTTGAACTCCATTGACTTGATGAAATACGTAGGCCAAGATCAAGTCTTTGCTCAACTCAAGAAGTGGGAAAAGATGCTCCAGCGAATTTATGAGGTGCTCGAAGATGCAGAGGAGAAGCAGACGGCAAATCGATCGGTGAAGATCTGGTTATGCGATCTCAGAGACTTGGCTTACGACCTGGAGGATATCATTGATGAACTTGCCACGGAGGTTCAGCAACGCAAGTTCAAAGAGGAACCTGTTCATCCGAAGAATAAGGTCCACGAGTTTTTCTGTGGTATGTGTGGTGGGGGGAATATAAATCTAAATACTATTAAGTTCAATCTTGAGATGGTTGCCAAAATAGAGGAAACTAGTGCTAGATTATATGAGATCATAAAGCAGAAAGATGAACTCCGTTTAGCAGAATATACTACGAGGAGGGTAAGCCATGTGACAGAAAGACCACCCGCAACCTCTTTGGTTAATGAAGCAAAGGTTTATGGTAGGGAGGAAGATAAGAAGGCGATGTTGAAATTGTTGAATGCTGAGACAAGTCACGCCCAGGTATCTGTGATCTCCATAGTTGGGATGGGAGGCCTTGGCAAGACAACTCTAGCTCAGCTAGTCTACAATGATCCCATGTTGCAGTTTGATTTAAAAGCCTGGGTGTCTGTTGGTGAAGATTTTGATGTTTCCAGGGTCACAAAAACATTTCTTCTTCAACTGGGCGATGGTGGTGATGATAAAGATTTAAATGTGCTTCAGGTAAAATTGAAGCAAAAGTTGTCTGGGAAGAAGTTTTTAGTTGTCCTAGATGATGTTTGGACCCAGAACTATGAGCAATGGACTCTGTTTTGGGGTCCTTTTGAAGCAGGGGCTCCTCAAAGCAGAGTTATCGTCACGACTCGAAGTCAGCGTGTTTCGTCAAGGATCGGTGCCACTCAAGCATATTCTCTTAAGACGCTCTCACACAATGAATGTATGTCTGTGTTTGCCCAGCATGCTCTGGGAGCAAATAATTTTGACGACCATCTGGAGCTAAAAGAAATAGGTGACGAGATTGTCGAAAGATGTGGAGGATTACCTTTAGCAGCAAAAGCTCTTGGAGGCATCTTAAGGGGTGAACCGAATCCTGATTCATGGAAGGAAGTGTCGAGGAGTAAGATATGGGAATTACCAGAGAACGAGAGCAATATCCTTCCATTCTTAAGATTGAGTTATCTTCATCTTCCACCTCATTTGAAGCGATGTTTCTCTTATTGCGCAATGTTACCAAAGGATCGCGAGTTTGATAGGAATGAATTGGTTTTGCTGTGGATGGCTGAGGGGTTCTTGTATGACCAGAAGAAAATGAAGGATAGTGAAGATTTGGGTCGTAaatattttgatgatttattATCAAGATCCTTTTTTCAACCATCGATTGATGATAAATCCAAATATTTAATGCATGACCTAATTATTGAGTTAGCTTGCTATGTTAGTGGGGAAACATGTTTACATATGGTTGATAAGTTGGAGAGTACAAAACCATATGCAAAGATTCGACATTCATCATTTATTCCTCATTATACAAACACTGCTCAAAGATTTCAAAGCTTCTATGGAATGAAGAACTTGCGGACATTTTTATCCGTGCGGGAGTATCCGTTTAGATGCCACATGACTAGTAAGGTGGTGCATGAGTTGGTACCAAAATTAAAATGCTTAAGGTCACTATCTCTAGCTGGTTATGAGATTAAGGAGTTGCCAAATTCTATTGGTGACTTAAAGCACTTACGCTACCTTAACCTATCTGATAATCCAATCCAAGGATTGCCTGAATCAGTGGATAAACTCTTCAACTTACAGACACTAATGTTGCGTGATTGTGATGAGCTTATTGAGTTACCTAAAGGCATATGCAATTTACTCAACTTGCAGCATCTTGACATTATTGGCACAAGGAAATTGAAAGAGATGCCACCACATATTGGTAATTTGACTAGTCTCTGGGTGTTGACCAAATTTATCGTGGGGAAAAGCAATGGTCGGATCACAGAGCTAAAGAAACTTTGTGATCTTCGAGGGCAGCTTCATATTACAAGTTTAGAGAATGTGGAAGTAGCAGATATTCCAGATGCGGGTATTGTCAATTTGAAGGATAAGCCTGGTATCACTGAGTTGCACTTGGAATGGGCTGAAGCGGATGAACGTTTTGATGATTTGAGAAACCCAAGTCGTGAAGAACAAGTTCTCGACTCAATTCAGCCACATCAAAGTCTGTCAAGCATATCAATTACATCATTTGGTGGTAGGAAATTCCCATCATGGCTGGGTGAGCCTTCATTCTCTGGCATGGTGCAGGTGCAGCTATGGAAGTGTCGCCAAATGACATCATTGCCACCACTTGGACGATTAAAGTCATTAAAAAAGTTGAGCATAGGAGATATGAGTGGAGTGAAAGAAGTGGGTGTTGAGTTTTATGAGGATGATTCATGTTTTTCTTGTTTGGAAGAACTAGAGATTAGAAGTATGGGTGAGTGGGAGCTGTGGGCTTGGTCTAAAGGTCTGGGTGAAGATTCTGTGCCAAAATTTCCTAAGCTGCATGATCTTCAACTATATGAGTGTCCCAAGTTGGTTGGAGAACTGCCCAACTTCCTTCCTTCCCTGGAAAATCTTGTTATCGATGATTGCCCGCTTTTGGTTGAATTACCAAAAGTTCTCCCATCACTTACAagacttcattttgaaaaatgTCAAGAGGCAATTCTCAGGAGTGTGACTAATGCCACCAGTCTTACTAGTCTAAAGTATTTGAAAATCAGGTTATGTGATGAGCTTGTGTCGTTGGTAGATGGAGAGCCAGGGCTTTTGCCTTGCAATCTCGAAGTTTTGGACATAGATGAGTGTCCAAATCTGAAGGAGTTGCCAAGTGGACTGAAAGACCTCAAATCTCTCAAAGATTTGACAATAAACGGATGTACAAGTTTAGTCTCCTTCCCAACAGGGGGTTTGCCGCACAACATGATACGTCTTCGTATTACGAGCTGTAAATCTTTGGAGTCTATGCCGGAAG